A genomic segment from Litorilinea aerophila encodes:
- a CDS encoding Crp/Fnr family transcriptional regulator, giving the protein MSSQTATAGHPAQGYSSLTQALTALREEDPAFDKAISIQHIERGKVVATPDDLASKMYLLMSGKVNMVCTNNEGRRLVIGTLEPGAIFGEGALDNPGDPNIFVEAAEDVAVWVIPAHEARNMTMQYPILGWGMLQTYGERLLQVENSLEDVAYKKLPERLAMLLLDLSGNQNGLIKGVSHQSLADHLGTYRETVSAILRDFKRQGIVELGYRRINIVDVEALREIAGVWDW; this is encoded by the coding sequence TTGTCTTCGCAGACGGCCACTGCCGGACATCCCGCTCAAGGATACAGTAGCTTAACCCAGGCGCTTACCGCCCTGCGCGAGGAGGATCCGGCCTTCGACAAGGCCATCTCCATCCAACATATCGAACGGGGCAAGGTGGTTGCCACACCCGATGACCTGGCCAGCAAGATGTATCTGCTGATGAGCGGCAAGGTCAACATGGTGTGCACCAACAACGAAGGGCGACGCCTGGTGATCGGCACCCTGGAGCCAGGGGCCATCTTCGGGGAAGGCGCCCTGGACAACCCTGGAGACCCCAACATTTTTGTGGAAGCGGCAGAGGATGTGGCTGTGTGGGTCATACCGGCCCACGAGGCGCGGAACATGACCATGCAGTATCCCATCCTGGGCTGGGGCATGCTCCAAACTTACGGTGAGCGGCTGCTCCAGGTGGAAAACAGCCTGGAAGACGTGGCCTACAAGAAGCTGCCGGAGCGGCTGGCCATGCTGTTGTTGGACTTGAGTGGCAATCAAAACGGCCTCATCAAGGGGGTCAGCCATCAATCCCTGGCCGATCATTTGGGGACCTACCGGGAGACGGTGAGTGCCATCCTGCGGGACTTCAAGCGGCAGGGGATCGTGGAGCTGGGCTATCGCCGCATCAACATCGTGGATGTGGAAGCCCTGCGGGAGATTGCAGGCGTGTGGGACTGGTAG
- the yidD gene encoding membrane protein insertion efficiency factor YidD, whose amino-acid sequence MQRIILMLIRFYQRFLSPLLGSHCRYYPTCSHYTYEAIQKYGLRRGGWMGIRRILRCHPWNKGGFDPVP is encoded by the coding sequence ATGCAGCGCATCATCTTGATGCTCATCCGTTTTTATCAGCGCTTCCTTTCCCCGTTGTTGGGGAGTCACTGCCGCTACTATCCCACCTGCTCCCACTACACCTACGAAGCGATTCAAAAGTATGGCCTGCGTAGGGGCGGCTGGATGGGCATCCGACGGATCCTGCGCTGTCACCCCTGGAACAAGGGCGGCTTTGATCCAGTGCCATGA
- the jag gene encoding RNA-binding cell elongation regulator Jag/EloR, with amino-acid sequence MGEQGVEFTGKNVDEAIAEGLRALGLTADQAEIEVLSKGSRGIFGIGSEPARVRIVARPTSSPAPSPAEPATPPQTAAQPEPTPTPSPAEPAVAEPAASQELPVATQEAEPEAAPSGVEDPELERMAVEMLERLVTLMGFEARVVASWRPADDGQGPPSLYLDIQGQDLGALIGRRGETLASIQYLLRLMVNQRLKEWKAITVDVEQYKERRITQLTQLALRMAEQVADTGRSIALEPMPPNERRIVHLALRDHPAVFTQSSGEGERRKVNIVAKRQ; translated from the coding sequence ATGGGAGAGCAGGGAGTTGAATTCACCGGCAAAAATGTAGACGAAGCCATCGCAGAAGGGCTGCGAGCCCTCGGTCTGACGGCCGATCAGGCCGAGATCGAGGTGCTCAGCAAAGGCAGCCGGGGGATCTTCGGCATCGGCAGTGAGCCGGCCCGGGTTCGTATCGTGGCCCGCCCCACATCCAGCCCTGCTCCGTCGCCCGCCGAGCCCGCCACGCCCCCCCAAACAGCGGCCCAGCCGGAGCCCACGCCCACCCCAAGCCCGGCAGAGCCCGCGGTCGCTGAGCCGGCAGCGAGCCAGGAACTGCCGGTGGCCACCCAGGAGGCTGAACCCGAGGCGGCGCCCTCCGGGGTAGAAGATCCAGAGCTGGAGCGGATGGCAGTGGAAATGCTGGAACGTCTGGTCACCCTGATGGGCTTTGAGGCCCGGGTGGTCGCCAGCTGGCGTCCCGCGGATGACGGCCAGGGGCCGCCCTCCCTCTATCTGGACATCCAGGGCCAGGACTTGGGTGCCCTGATCGGCCGCCGCGGCGAGACCCTGGCCAGCATCCAGTATCTGCTCCGGCTGATGGTGAACCAGCGGCTCAAGGAATGGAAGGCCATCACGGTGGATGTGGAGCAATACAAGGAGCGCCGCATCACCCAACTGACCCAGCTGGCCCTGCGCATGGCGGAACAGGTGGCCGACACCGGCCGCTCCATCGCCCTGGAGCCCATGCCGCCCAACGAGCGGCGCATCGTCCACCTGGCCCTGCGCGACCATCCGGCCGTCTTCACCCAGAGCTCTGGCGAAGGGGAGCGACGCAAAGTCAACATCGTCGCCAAACGTCAGTAG
- a CDS encoding isoprenoid biosynthesis enzyme family protein encodes MLPRDYQQELAVVEQNLLATVEELQEPLASLVRPQLSESYPLIRAAVVLAAGVNGAEPDRYREARLALATALETLFLALNVHGLLTRTPDGENYHLDKSLIGSTILAGDYCFSRAAQMAARTENAQVVTIFAQALQTVSEGHLRRLFGQPADGFQTLQELLRSGALAATTLIHLPDPARQVAVACSRLVAQSYQSGASLGPAALPQAMTLLPVAQQERWQVLLRWLGALAHNGQAPVNTPSRP; translated from the coding sequence ATGTTACCAAGGGATTATCAGCAAGAACTGGCCGTTGTCGAACAAAATCTGCTGGCCACCGTGGAGGAGCTCCAGGAACCCCTGGCCTCCCTGGTGCGCCCGCAGCTTTCCGAGTCCTACCCCCTGATCCGGGCGGCCGTGGTGCTGGCGGCCGGGGTGAACGGGGCAGAGCCTGACCGATACCGGGAAGCACGGCTGGCCCTGGCCACCGCGCTGGAAACGCTGTTTCTGGCCCTGAACGTCCATGGCCTGCTGACCCGAACCCCGGACGGTGAAAACTACCATCTGGACAAATCCTTGATCGGCAGCACCATCCTGGCCGGCGACTACTGTTTTAGCCGGGCGGCCCAGATGGCGGCCCGCACTGAGAACGCCCAGGTGGTAACCATCTTTGCCCAGGCGCTGCAGACGGTCAGCGAGGGGCACCTGCGTCGGCTGTTCGGTCAACCGGCCGATGGCTTCCAGACCTTGCAGGAGCTGCTCCGCTCGGGCGCGCTGGCAGCCACCACCCTGATCCACCTGCCGGATCCGGCGCGGCAGGTCGCTGTGGCGTGCAGCCGTCTGGTGGCCCAGAGCTATCAGAGCGGCGCTTCCCTGGGGCCCGCGGCCCTGCCCCAGGCAATGACCCTTCTCCCCGTTGCCCAGCAGGAACGCTGGCAGGTCCTGCTGAGGTGGCTGGGTGCCCTGGCACACAACGGTCAGGCTCCCGTCAACACCCCATCCCGCCCCTGA
- a CDS encoding ParA family protein — protein sequence MTAKIYAIANQKGGVAKTTTTVNLGAYLAAAGRRVLVVDGDPQGNATTSLGVDPRSLSVSLYNVLIDRVPIQEALTLTDWVGLDLIPATTDLAGAEVEMARLMARERLLERALMPLHESYDYILIDEPPSLGLLTINGLTAATHGVIIPVQCEYLALEGLSLLLQTIQQVREVLNARLTIAGVLLTMYDARTNLGQQVAEEVCQYFPDQVFNTIIPRNVRLSEAPSYGQTILSYAPNSAGALAYRALAEEFMAREEKRSPNLVGNEA from the coding sequence ATGACCGCCAAAATCTACGCAATTGCCAATCAAAAGGGAGGCGTGGCGAAAACCACCACCACCGTCAACCTGGGGGCCTACCTGGCCGCCGCGGGTCGACGGGTCCTGGTGGTGGACGGCGATCCCCAGGGCAATGCCACCACCAGCCTGGGGGTGGATCCCCGCTCCCTCTCCGTCAGCCTCTACAACGTGCTCATCGACCGGGTGCCCATCCAGGAAGCCCTGACCCTGACCGACTGGGTGGGCCTGGACCTGATCCCGGCGACGACGGATCTGGCGGGCGCCGAGGTGGAAATGGCCCGGCTCATGGCCCGGGAGCGGCTGCTGGAACGGGCGCTGATGCCCCTGCACGAGAGCTATGACTACATTCTCATCGACGAACCGCCCAGCCTGGGGTTGTTGACCATCAACGGCCTCACTGCCGCCACCCACGGGGTGATCATCCCCGTCCAGTGTGAATACCTGGCTTTGGAAGGGTTGAGCCTGCTGCTCCAGACCATTCAGCAGGTGCGGGAGGTGCTCAACGCCCGGCTGACCATTGCAGGCGTTCTTCTCACCATGTACGATGCCCGCACCAACCTGGGGCAACAGGTGGCCGAAGAAGTCTGCCAGTATTTCCCCGACCAGGTGTTCAACACCATCATCCCCCGTAACGTCCGCCTGAGTGAGGCCCCCAGCTACGGTCAGACCATCCTGAGCTATGCCCCGAACAGCGCGGGCGCCCTGGCCTATCGGGCCCTGGCTGAAGAGTTCATGGCCCGTGAAGAAAAGCGGTCCCCTAACCTGGTTGGCAACGAGGCGTAG
- a CDS encoding Gfo/Idh/MocA family protein, with translation MEHTGSPFHRPWIQARRGEASLGWALMGASRVAARQMVPAIREHPPLPSPAGGDPVLSSWVVGIFSHSEARARAFAAAHQIPHAFVNLADLLHHPAVTCVYISSHPRHHFVAAMAALNAGKHVLCETPLALTQAEAETLAHTAASRGLLLGINHVHRADPALNRLRLMLAQGAIGDPLGGRIRNSRLLPPDLQSWRLEPNGGGVILDRTLHDLDLLRFLFRDEIDQVQAISTQQLLGQKVPEEVLTTVHLRRHGIFVQLHDSFLVPHLPTCVEIYGSTGSLIARHCLAGEGPGELYLARHGQLTPVAVPTVPTAWHQAVAHFNRAVRGEGPLLASGVDGVQSLVAALAVEQSLRERRPVAVQGPGRLYADRSLV, from the coding sequence GTGGAGCATACAGGCAGTCCCTTCCATCGACCCTGGATACAGGCCCGGCGCGGGGAAGCTTCCCTGGGCTGGGCGCTGATGGGCGCCAGCCGGGTGGCGGCCCGCCAGATGGTGCCCGCCATCCGCGAGCACCCCCCCCTGCCTTCGCCAGCAGGCGGAGACCCGGTCCTCAGCTCGTGGGTGGTGGGGATTTTCAGCCACAGTGAAGCCCGGGCCCGGGCCTTCGCCGCGGCCCACCAGATTCCCCACGCCTTCGTCAACCTGGCAGATCTACTCCACCACCCCGCGGTGACCTGCGTCTACATCAGCTCCCACCCTCGTCACCACTTCGTGGCTGCCATGGCCGCCCTGAACGCCGGCAAGCATGTCCTGTGCGAGACGCCTCTGGCCCTGACCCAGGCAGAAGCCGAAACCCTGGCCCACACAGCCGCCAGTCGGGGGCTGTTGTTGGGAATCAACCATGTACACCGGGCCGATCCGGCCTTGAATCGGCTACGGCTGATGCTGGCCCAAGGAGCCATCGGCGATCCGCTGGGCGGGCGGATTCGGAACAGCCGCCTCCTGCCGCCGGACCTGCAGAGCTGGCGCCTGGAACCCAACGGCGGGGGTGTCATCCTGGACCGCACCCTCCACGACCTGGATCTGCTCCGCTTTCTCTTCCGGGACGAAATTGATCAGGTACAGGCCATCAGCACCCAGCAACTCCTGGGGCAGAAGGTACCAGAAGAGGTCCTGACTACCGTCCATCTGCGCCGTCACGGCATCTTCGTCCAGCTCCACGATTCCTTCCTCGTCCCCCACCTACCCACCTGCGTGGAGATCTATGGAAGCACCGGTAGCCTGATCGCCCGCCATTGCCTGGCGGGTGAAGGGCCAGGAGAACTCTATCTGGCGCGCCATGGCCAGTTGACGCCAGTGGCGGTCCCCACAGTCCCGACGGCCTGGCACCAAGCCGTGGCCCATTTCAACCGTGCGGTGCGAGGGGAGGGCCCCCTGCTGGCCAGCGGCGTCGATGGCGTCCAGAGCCTGGTGGCTGCCCTGGCCGTGGAGCAATCCCTGCGGGAGCGACGGCCGGTGGCCGTTCAGGGGCCTGGCCGCCTGTACGCGGACCGAAGCCTGGTCTGA
- the rpmH gene encoding 50S ribosomal protein L34, with translation MPKRTWQPKVRKRLKTHGFRIRMRTPGGRNVLKRRRLKGRARLTVKLTERKPFRH, from the coding sequence ATGCCGAAGCGCACCTGGCAGCCCAAAGTACGCAAGCGACTGAAGACCCACGGCTTCCGCATCCGCATGCGCACGCCGGGCGGCCGCAATGTTCTCAAGCGCCGCCGCCTCAAGGGACGTGCCCGCCTGACCGTCAAGCTGACCGAGCGCAAGCCCTTCCGCCACTAG
- a CDS encoding ParB/RepB/Spo0J family partition protein yields the protein MDKSGTAKKRGLGKGLGALIVNTQAQPPLETAEALPGHESVQMVAVDAIRPNPRQPRSHFDEGALQELAASIREHGIIQPLIVTRAPDEPDRYWLIAGERRWRAARLAQLAEVPAILREATPQQLMEWALVENVQRADLNPLEEATAYQVLMEEFHLTQAEIAERVGKSRSAIANSVRLLQLPVPVQQALIDEKISAGHARALLALPDPPTMLQALEQVVSRGLNVRQTEQLVRQVLTRAEPDPTPDTPEDPWREMLAHLENRFRAALGTRVHLNRNPDGTGKLVVHFYSDEDLDHLYRVIAGAEE from the coding sequence ATGGACAAGAGTGGAACGGCAAAAAAGCGAGGCCTGGGGAAAGGGCTGGGCGCCCTGATCGTCAACACCCAGGCACAGCCCCCCCTGGAGACGGCGGAGGCGCTCCCCGGCCACGAGAGCGTCCAGATGGTGGCGGTGGACGCCATCCGCCCCAATCCCCGCCAGCCCCGCAGCCATTTTGACGAAGGAGCCCTCCAGGAGCTGGCAGCCTCCATCCGGGAACATGGCATCATCCAGCCCCTCATTGTCACCCGCGCGCCAGACGAGCCCGACCGCTACTGGCTGATTGCCGGAGAACGACGCTGGCGGGCTGCCCGCCTGGCCCAACTGGCAGAGGTCCCCGCCATCCTGCGGGAGGCCACGCCCCAACAGCTCATGGAATGGGCCCTGGTGGAGAACGTCCAGCGGGCCGATCTGAACCCCCTGGAAGAAGCCACCGCCTATCAGGTGCTGATGGAAGAATTTCACCTGACCCAGGCCGAAATCGCCGAACGGGTGGGCAAGAGCCGCTCGGCCATCGCCAACAGCGTCCGCCTCCTGCAGTTGCCTGTACCGGTCCAACAGGCGCTTATCGACGAAAAAATCAGCGCCGGCCACGCCCGGGCCCTGCTGGCCCTGCCGGATCCGCCCACCATGCTCCAGGCCCTGGAACAGGTGGTCTCCCGAGGGCTCAACGTGCGCCAGACGGAACAGCTGGTGCGCCAAGTCTTGACCCGGGCCGAACCAGACCCAACGCCGGACACCCCGGAAGATCCCTGGCGGGAAATGCTGGCCCACCTGGAAAACCGCTTCCGGGCGGCCCTGGGAACCCGCGTCCACCTGAACCGGAATCCCGATGGCACCGGCAAGCTGGTGGTACACTTCTACAGCGACGAAGACCTGGACCACCTCTACCGGGTCATTGCCGGCGCCGAAGAGTGA
- a CDS encoding PfkB family carbohydrate kinase gives MLQSKPNAEANPEADILLIGHVTRDLVSADPASDYRIGGTVSFAAITALRLGRRPTVITRAAADTDLSELPSGIDLRVLPSPQTTTFANVYTANGRVQYCYSQALPLTANDIPQPLRRARAVLLGPLVNEIGPDMAPIFPPETLVAAVPQGWMRRWDAQGRVFSKPWENAAEILPYLDVLVLSVEDIEFDLSRLDLFVQQVPYVVLTQAREGCILHQRKEDGSVGRIHIPPRPAREVDPTGAGDIFTAAFIIRLQETGDPVQAARFANVTASFGVEKEGVAGIPEREQVLAYMAEHPFTVTEEPYQIGSSPA, from the coding sequence ATGCTACAATCCAAACCGAATGCTGAGGCGAACCCAGAGGCAGATATTCTGTTGATCGGCCATGTGACCCGTGACCTGGTGAGCGCCGATCCAGCCAGTGACTATCGAATTGGCGGTACCGTCAGCTTTGCGGCCATCACGGCACTTCGTCTGGGGCGCCGACCCACGGTGATCACCCGGGCCGCGGCGGATACAGACCTGTCGGAACTGCCTTCGGGGATCGACCTGCGGGTCCTGCCGTCGCCCCAGACGACGACCTTCGCCAATGTCTACACGGCCAACGGACGGGTACAGTACTGCTACAGCCAGGCTTTGCCCCTGACGGCCAACGACATTCCCCAGCCCCTGCGGCGGGCCCGGGCCGTCCTGTTGGGCCCCCTGGTCAACGAAATCGGGCCGGACATGGCGCCCATCTTCCCGCCAGAGACCCTGGTTGCCGCGGTGCCCCAGGGCTGGATGCGCCGGTGGGATGCACAGGGCCGAGTCTTCAGCAAACCCTGGGAGAACGCCGCCGAGATTCTGCCGTACCTGGATGTACTGGTCCTATCCGTCGAAGATATCGAGTTTGACTTGAGCCGGCTGGATCTTTTCGTGCAACAGGTGCCGTACGTCGTTCTGACCCAGGCCCGGGAGGGATGCATCCTCCACCAGCGGAAGGAAGACGGCAGCGTCGGCCGCATCCACATCCCGCCCCGGCCGGCCAGGGAGGTGGATCCCACCGGGGCCGGCGATATCTTCACCGCCGCGTTCATCATTCGCCTTCAGGAAACGGGGGATCCAGTCCAGGCAGCCCGTTTTGCCAATGTGACGGCCTCCTTTGGGGTCGAGAAGGAAGGGGTGGCCGGCATTCCCGAACGGGAACAGGTCCTGGCCTACATGGCCGAGCACCCCTTCACCGTCACTGAAGAGCCCTACCAGATCGGTTCCTCGCCGGCGTAA
- the rnpA gene encoding ribonuclease P protein component: MKRRYRVRDNKRFQEIRRRGRSYSDALLVLCALPNDLPYSRFGFSVSSRIGNAVARNRIKRRLREAVRLRMDSVKPGWDVVFIARNPIRSADYQAMDAACARLLRRAHLLRDSDTGVTSTAEGEKDPRAGTPARADQGKTAQEAAKIQDKTPCSASS; this comes from the coding sequence GTGAAACGGCGTTATCGGGTTCGAGACAATAAGCGCTTCCAGGAGATTCGCCGCCGTGGGCGCTCCTACAGCGACGCTTTATTGGTGTTGTGTGCCCTCCCCAATGATCTGCCCTATAGCCGCTTCGGCTTTTCGGTGAGCAGTCGCATTGGCAACGCGGTGGCGCGGAATCGGATCAAACGTCGTTTACGGGAAGCCGTACGTCTGCGAATGGATTCGGTCAAACCGGGGTGGGACGTGGTCTTTATTGCCAGAAATCCCATTCGCAGTGCGGACTATCAAGCGATGGATGCCGCCTGCGCCCGCCTACTTCGGCGGGCGCATTTGTTACGAGATTCAGACACGGGTGTTACGAGCACGGCAGAAGGAGAGAAGGATCCCCGGGCTGGCACTCCGGCCAGGGCGGATCAGGGGAAGACGGCCCAGGAAGCCGCGAAGATTCAGGACAAGACTCCATGCAGCGCATCATCTTGA
- the rho gene encoding transcription termination factor Rho, producing the protein MTISQLEALNLEELREIARSMDITGYTRLKKYDLIMRLLRANAESQGYIFGGGILEIVQDGIGFLRSDHLLPGPEDVYVSQSQIRRFGLRTGDLVIGQVRPPKDTEKYHGLLKVEAVNGLDPEEAKRRPLFDRLTPIFPNEQLVLETRPNIISTRLIDLLAPIGRGQRGLIVSPPKAGKTTILKRIANGLSTNYKDLHLMVVLIGERPEEVTDMDRSVEAEVISSTFDEPVQNHVRVAEMALERAKRLVESAKDVVILLDSITRLARAYNLTVPPSGRTLSGGIDPAALYPPKHFFGAARNIEEGGSLTIIATALVDTGSRMDDVIYEEFKGTGNMELHLNRKLAERRIFPAFDIERSGTRAEEKLLDPETLAKVYTLRRMIDAMGGGNEAILPIVERLSRTRDNREFLDTLTKR; encoded by the coding sequence ATGACCATTTCCCAGTTAGAAGCCCTGAACCTGGAAGAGCTACGCGAAATCGCGCGCTCCATGGATATCACCGGCTACACCCGGCTTAAAAAGTATGATCTGATCATGCGGCTCTTGCGGGCCAATGCCGAAAGCCAGGGCTACATCTTTGGCGGCGGCATCCTGGAAATCGTCCAGGATGGGATTGGTTTTCTGCGCAGCGATCACCTGCTGCCCGGCCCAGAAGATGTCTACGTCAGCCAGAGCCAGATACGGCGTTTCGGCCTGCGCACCGGCGACCTGGTGATCGGCCAGGTTCGCCCGCCCAAGGATACGGAAAAATATCACGGCCTGCTTAAGGTCGAAGCGGTCAATGGGCTGGACCCAGAAGAGGCCAAACGTCGCCCCCTGTTCGACCGGCTCACCCCCATTTTTCCCAATGAACAACTGGTGCTGGAAACCCGCCCCAACATCATTTCTACCCGGCTGATTGACCTGCTGGCCCCCATCGGCCGAGGTCAGCGTGGCCTGATCGTCAGCCCGCCCAAAGCCGGCAAGACCACCATCCTCAAGCGCATCGCCAACGGCCTCAGCACCAACTACAAGGATCTCCACCTGATGGTCGTCCTCATCGGCGAACGGCCGGAAGAGGTGACCGACATGGACCGCTCCGTCGAGGCGGAAGTCATCAGCAGCACCTTTGACGAACCGGTGCAGAATCATGTGCGGGTGGCCGAAATGGCCCTGGAGCGGGCCAAACGGCTGGTGGAGAGCGCCAAGGACGTGGTCATCCTGCTGGATAGCATCACCCGCCTGGCCCGGGCCTACAACCTGACCGTGCCCCCCTCGGGCCGGACCCTGTCGGGTGGTATCGATCCAGCGGCCCTGTATCCGCCCAAGCACTTCTTCGGCGCTGCCCGCAACATCGAAGAAGGGGGTAGCCTGACCATCATCGCCACAGCCCTGGTGGACACCGGCAGCCGCATGGATGATGTCATTTATGAAGAGTTCAAGGGCACCGGCAACATGGAGCTCCACCTGAACCGCAAGCTGGCCGAACGCCGCATCTTCCCGGCCTTCGACATCGAGCGCAGCGGCACCCGCGCCGAAGAAAAGCTGCTGGATCCCGAGACCCTGGCCAAGGTCTACACCCTGCGCCGCATGATCGACGCCATGGGGGGCGGCAACGAAGCCATTCTGCCCATTGTGGAACGGCTCAGCCGCACCCGGGACAACCGGGAATTTTTAGACACCCTTACCAAGCGCTGA
- the yidC gene encoding YidC/Oxa1 family membrane protein insertase, translating into MKRRQWILMLALIGAMLLLSGCGVDYSGVDIMETPPQGWWQTLVVWPLGKALIWLDTLMQAANVPYHWGFTIIAFTIIIKVVTFPLTMIQIRGMQAQKELQPKIQELQKKYGKDREKLAQEQMKLYQEAGVNPLSGCLPLLVQMPILFGLYSALVALGPNLSNASWFWIPDLGFPQYSQGLSWITEAFNQGRYGFLAAYLVLPALLMISQFAMQQWMTPSTPDAQGQGAAMTKQIGLMMTFMFGFFTLQVPAGLTLYWVTSNLLQMLQQWYVTSDRFKPAPATATAGAEGSTHISANSADGEAQLAPTAATANGAKADQGSTKARTPKRRRTKRR; encoded by the coding sequence GTGAAACGAAGACAGTGGATCCTGATGTTGGCGCTCATTGGAGCCATGCTCTTGTTGAGCGGCTGTGGCGTCGACTATTCAGGTGTGGATATTATGGAAACCCCGCCCCAGGGCTGGTGGCAAACCCTGGTGGTCTGGCCCCTGGGAAAGGCCCTCATCTGGCTGGACACGTTGATGCAGGCGGCCAACGTTCCCTACCACTGGGGCTTCACCATCATTGCCTTCACCATCATCATCAAGGTGGTCACCTTTCCCCTGACCATGATCCAGATCCGGGGCATGCAGGCCCAAAAGGAACTGCAGCCCAAGATCCAGGAACTGCAGAAAAAATACGGCAAGGATCGGGAGAAGCTGGCCCAGGAACAGATGAAGCTGTACCAGGAGGCAGGGGTAAATCCCTTGAGCGGCTGTCTTCCGCTCCTGGTGCAGATGCCCATCCTCTTTGGCCTCTACTCTGCACTGGTGGCCCTGGGCCCCAACCTGTCCAACGCCAGCTGGTTCTGGATCCCGGATCTGGGCTTTCCCCAGTACAGCCAGGGGTTGAGCTGGATTACCGAGGCATTCAACCAGGGGCGTTATGGCTTCCTGGCTGCTTACCTGGTCCTCCCCGCCCTGCTCATGATCTCCCAATTTGCCATGCAGCAGTGGATGACCCCCAGCACGCCGGATGCCCAGGGGCAGGGCGCGGCCATGACCAAGCAGATCGGTCTGATGATGACCTTCATGTTTGGCTTCTTCACCCTCCAGGTGCCGGCAGGCCTGACCCTGTACTGGGTCACCAGCAACCTGCTGCAGATGCTGCAACAGTGGTACGTCACCAGCGACCGCTTTAAGCCGGCGCCTGCCACGGCCACAGCCGGAGCCGAAGGGTCCACCCACATATCCGCCAATAGCGCCGACGGCGAAGCCCAACTGGCGCCCACCGCCGCCACAGCCAACGGCGCCAAGGCCGACCAGGGCAGCACCAAAGCCCGAACGCCCAAACGCCGTCGCACCAAAAGGAGGTAG